The Fulvivirga ligni genome window below encodes:
- the trmB gene encoding tRNA (guanosine(46)-N7)-methyltransferase TrmB: MARGKLSRFAANAERHNVIEPGKPIIDVIKGNWHKDYFNNDNEITLELACGRGEYTIGLSQLFPAKNFIGIDLKGDRIWKGSGIALEEGIENVGFLRVHILELQKYFEPGEVANIWITFPDPRPKDRDEKRRITHARYLDIYKSILKPDGNIFFKTDNTGLFEYTLEVLKERNDIKDLVYTFDLYHSELKDECYDIRTRYEKKFSAEGHDIKYMRFKFI, translated from the coding sequence GAGGAAAATTGTCGCGTTTTGCGGCTAATGCTGAAAGACACAATGTAATAGAGCCAGGCAAACCCATCATTGATGTGATTAAGGGTAACTGGCATAAGGATTACTTTAACAATGATAATGAAATTACTTTGGAGCTGGCGTGTGGCAGAGGTGAATATACCATTGGTTTATCTCAACTGTTTCCTGCTAAGAATTTCATTGGAATTGATCTAAAAGGAGATAGAATCTGGAAGGGTAGTGGTATTGCACTGGAAGAAGGAATTGAGAACGTAGGTTTTCTTAGGGTTCATATCTTAGAATTACAGAAATACTTTGAACCTGGTGAGGTGGCTAACATCTGGATCACATTCCCGGACCCACGTCCTAAAGATAGGGATGAGAAGCGCAGAATCACGCATGCTCGCTATCTAGATATTTACAAAAGCATTCTTAAACCAGATGGCAATATCTTCTTTAAAACCGATAATACCGGTCTTTTTGAATATACCCTGGAGGTTTTGAAAGAAAGGAATGATATTAAGGATCTAGTTTATACTTTTGACCTGTATCACTCTGAATTAAAAGATGAGTGCTATGATATCAGAACCCGCTATGAGAAGAAATTCAGCGCGGAAGGCCATGATATTAAGTATATGAGGTTTAAGTTCATTTAA
- a CDS encoding LytR/AlgR family response regulator transcription factor, giving the protein MKCIIVEDEPLAIEILESYVNAVPALEIVKVFDSSIEALTWLNKNHEEVELLFMDINLPGLNGLDLLKGLIHPPAVIFTTAYPEYAIEGFEMDAVDYLVKPYSFERFKKAIEKCERWNESISVQKPFTVKTNNRTYVLKPADIDYIQSAGDYLKLYGRENNLVFNATMKSVESELKPHFLRIHKSYLINADKVEYLEGNCIKVGKKLLPIGNTYRKQVMDIFK; this is encoded by the coding sequence ATGAAATGCATTATAGTAGAAGACGAGCCGTTAGCCATTGAGATACTGGAAAGTTACGTTAATGCTGTGCCGGCACTGGAAATAGTAAAAGTATTCGACAGTTCAATAGAAGCACTTACCTGGCTCAACAAAAATCATGAAGAGGTAGAATTACTTTTCATGGACATCAATCTACCCGGGCTTAATGGTTTAGACTTATTAAAAGGGCTTATACATCCTCCGGCAGTTATTTTTACTACAGCTTACCCAGAATACGCTATTGAAGGCTTTGAAATGGATGCTGTTGATTATTTGGTTAAGCCATACTCATTTGAGAGATTTAAAAAAGCCATTGAAAAATGTGAGAGATGGAATGAGAGTATATCTGTTCAAAAACCCTTTACGGTAAAAACGAACAACAGAACCTATGTTTTAAAACCTGCAGACATTGACTACATACAAAGTGCTGGTGATTATTTGAAGCTTTACGGCAGAGAGAACAACCTGGTGTTTAATGCCACAATGAAGTCAGTGGAAAGTGAGCTAAAGCCACATTTCCTAAGAATTCACAAGTCCTATCTGATAAACGCTGATAAAGTAGAGTATTTGGAGGGGAACTGTATAAAAGTCGGTAAAAAACTGCTTCCCATAGGTAATACCTATAGAAAGCAGGTAATGGATATTTTTAAATGA
- a CDS encoding sensor histidine kinase, which translates to MKAIINHIFQNRYVQHLSFWGASLFIITYYFSISNEIKSIDIIYSAYFHLSLVPLVYINTSLLIPLLLSKRKYLLYALSIPLLLILVYYIHELVFNIIIPRLPFDYFIVSFSDAYILTTIFCIYLFISSLLKLSKAWFQVERLHSEATQAQLYNLQLQINPHFLMNTLNSIYGLALKKDDKTPASILKLSEILKYVLYQKDEYIDLSLEIEIVKHYIELQQLRLKYGDNVTLTIDHSIVNDKKIIPFLLLTFVENAFKHGDLGANPSGFISISLQSTENDIDFTIKNSYQGKKSSTEGIGLTNAKNRLNIYYLGRHQLNIDENVDSYTIQLTINSLKK; encoded by the coding sequence ATGAAAGCGATTATTAACCATATTTTTCAAAACAGGTATGTTCAGCACCTCAGCTTTTGGGGTGCATCCTTATTCATCATCACCTACTACTTTTCTATTTCTAATGAAATAAAAAGTATTGATATTATTTATTCAGCTTATTTCCATTTATCGCTGGTGCCGCTGGTTTACATTAATACTTCTTTACTTATACCCTTACTGCTTTCAAAACGAAAGTATTTGCTCTATGCATTATCAATTCCTCTTCTATTAATATTGGTATATTATATTCATGAATTAGTTTTCAACATAATAATACCGCGGCTTCCTTTTGACTATTTTATTGTATCTTTTTCAGATGCATATATACTTACTACCATATTCTGTATCTACCTATTTATCAGCAGTTTACTAAAACTATCAAAGGCATGGTTTCAGGTAGAACGTTTACATAGTGAAGCTACCCAGGCGCAACTCTACAACTTACAGCTTCAGATTAATCCACATTTTTTAATGAATACTCTGAATAGCATATATGGATTGGCCTTAAAAAAAGATGATAAAACACCTGCTTCCATTCTTAAACTCAGCGAAATTTTAAAATATGTGCTTTATCAGAAAGATGAATACATAGACTTGAGTCTGGAAATAGAAATTGTTAAGCACTATATTGAACTTCAACAACTGCGCCTGAAATATGGTGATAACGTGACACTAACCATCGATCATTCGATAGTTAATGACAAGAAGATTATACCTTTTCTATTACTTACCTTCGTTGAAAATGCCTTTAAACATGGAGATCTAGGCGCTAACCCATCCGGTTTTATATCTATTTCGCTGCAAAGCACTGAAAATGATATTGATTTCACTATCAAAAACAGTTACCAAGGCAAAAAATCATCTACTGAAGGCATTGGTTTAACCAACGCCAAAAACAGGTTAAATATTTATTATCTTGGTAGGCATCAGTTAAATATTGATGAGAATGTGGACAGTTACACCATACAGCTTACCATTAACAGCCTCAAAAAATGA